The DNA region GTTGGAGTCGAAAGTTCGATATCGACAAATCCGGCCATCGTCGTGGGCCAGAACAAAAAGGCAAAGCCAAAGCTTCCGAATACCAACGCAGAAAGAATGAGAGACAGACGTTCGATGGTCATGGGTAGGTCTGTGTATGGAGGTCCTCGCTGCAACAGCGCATGGTCAGATGCCCTTATTCTTATGGTGCTGGAACTCGGTTTTCAGGAGTGCGGAACAGGCGTGTCGACAACCCTGTCCCTCCAATGGTGCTACGTATGGAGCCGAATACTGCCACCGATGGTAACCGGTGGCATCTTCTTTCAGAGGAGAGGAGGGGAGAGGTTACTCTTTCGCTCGTGAAACGTATTCTCCGGTTTCCGTGTCGACACGGATGAGTTCTCCCACGGCAATAAAGGCAGGCACACGGACAACGACTCCGGTTTCCATAGTCGCGGGTTTCAGTTCGTTGGTGACCGTAGCCGTTTTCATTGCAGGCGGGCAATCACTCACAGTTAAGTCTACGGTTTTCGGGAGGGTGACGCCGATCGCTTTTCCTTCGTACAGATCAATCCGAATTTTGAGGTTGGGCGTCAAATACAGAACCGAATCTCCTAATTCATCTTTCGACAAGGAAATCTGTTCGTAAGTCTCCGAGTTCATGAAGAAATAGTCTCCACTCGACTCGTAGAGATATTCCATCTCTTGTTGCTCAAGGGTGACACGGTCAGCCTTTTCTTCTGAGCGGAAACGATATTCAGTCTGGGTGCCACTGCGAAGATTGCGGAGTTTACTGCGGACAAAACCTCGCCAGTTTCCTGGGGTGACATGAGTCGTTTCCATAACGCGGTGAAGGTCATTTTGATGCATAATGACATTTCCCACGCGCAACTGGGTTGCGGGTACCAACATACGGACGGTCCTCCTAATACACGATTGTAGCTATGGGTACTGTAGCATTGGGCCGAAACAAGGGAAAGGGATTTACTGGAGCTGGTCTTCACCTGCCGCAGGCGGCGCAAAAATTGGTGACGCGTGATGATGCACGATGAACCACTGTCCGTCTTTTTTTTCAAAGAGATTCGTGGTCAGGACCTGTGACCGTGACGGGCCGTCGTACCCATGGGCTTCAAGATTTTCGATTAACACGACCCATGCAAGAGACCCACTGATCTCCACGCGCACATCGGTCAGCGTAAAGCGCATGGAAAACGTGTTGTCGAAAATGCGCTCCCAACTGGTCATGATCGGCCCCCAGCCGCACAGTAGTGGCCAACCAGGATGAACACACTTGATGTGACTGGCTCGGAGCCACACTTGCTCCATCTCCGAGATCTCCAGAGTTTCAAAAGCACGATAGAACGCTTGATTGGCAGCAATGACAGCTTGCTCGTTTTCCATGAGTTCCCCTTTGCTTTTCTCTGCGAAGCACAATGAAGGCGCGAAACGACCTTATGGTTTGGGAGCCATAAATACGAGCACGGTACTAC from Deltaproteobacteria bacterium includes:
- a CDS encoding nuclear transport factor 2 family protein; translated protein: MENEQAVIAANQAFYRAFETLEISEMEQVWLRASHIKCVHPGWPLLCGWGPIMTSWERIFDNTFSMRFTLTDVRVEISGSLAWVVLIENLEAHGYDGPSRSQVLTTNLFEKKDGQWFIVHHHASPIFAPPAAGEDQLQ
- the efp gene encoding elongation factor P — encoded protein: MLVPATQLRVGNVIMHQNDLHRVMETTHVTPGNWRGFVRSKLRNLRSGTQTEYRFRSEEKADRVTLEQQEMEYLYESSGDYFFMNSETYEQISLSKDELGDSVLYLTPNLKIRIDLYEGKAIGVTLPKTVDLTVSDCPPAMKTATVTNELKPATMETGVVVRVPAFIAVGELIRVDTETGEYVSRAKE